The segment AAAATAAATTTTTGCATTATAAATCTTTTCATAATACAACTCCAACTTATTTTTTCGGCTCATACACCTTACCTATAAATAGTATAGCCCCGGTTTTATTGTGCTGGATCAGGAAGACAAAGGGATGGTCTGCGCGGAAGACTACGGGCTTCTTTGTTCGATCCGCAGAGGCTTTTGATAACATTATCACAGCGGTGGCTGCTGCAGCCTCTGTCCCCTCTTCATTGACCTCCACAAATGCCTTGTGGATTACTTTATCTATTTTGAGTTTTTTTGTTCCGTCCATGCCTGAAAAATCTGCATCATTAGAAAACGCAGTTGGCATACCCATGCCTGCAAATACTTCCTTGAGTGTATATTCCCTTTCAAACTTAAACCTTGGCAGATATAAATCTACGGGTGTCATACTTAATCTTCTTTTTATCTCGCTTATCCTTTCATAGGTTAATGTCTTTTCTATGTTTTCAAGATCTACTTTTGGAAGTAATATTATCATTGAGAGTTCCTTTTCTTCATAGGGAAGTTCGATGGCTTGTAGGTCTTCTGTCTCAGTGTAGTTAAACTCTGGATATTCATTAAATCCTTTCATACCCGTTGTCATCATTGGCACCTTTACTTTTTTATTCGGTGAAACCTTGAAATCCTCATCTTTTGTTAAATCTTTACTGAACTGTGTTTGCCATTTCCCCTTGAAATATATTGCATTTGTAAGGATAAGCCTTGTGTCCTGAGAAACTGCCTGTGGCTTTATTATATTCTTGATTTTGCGGTTTGTATTACCCTCAACCCAGCTGTTAATCGTAAACACTGCCTGCTCTCTTTCAGTTGGGTCAATGAATCCCACATTTGTTGCCTTGCCTTGATAATACCTTTCTATCACCTTTAAATAATCATCAAGCAGTTTATAGGTCTTCTCAACCCAGAGGGCATTTGCGGTGTGGAGTTGATACTTTTTGTCTTTTTTGTTTATCTCGTTTATTAGATTGAGAAATCCATCTCTCCGAGTTTTATCATCTAAATGGAAATGAAAGACTTTCTGCATCTCATCTTTTGTCTGTCCCCTTGCACCTTCGTAAGTCATACCCATAGCAGTAACAATACTGAAGGGTGAGAAGAACTCATTTCTACCCTCTTTACCCTGTATCAGTTTTGAGTATAGTTCAAATGTAAATTGATTGTTTGAGTCAGCAATATCATAAGCCCTACAGGGTAGGGGATTAAAAATGAAAACTGCCACAAGTATGATTTCAAGTATTAGATGTTTATGTGCATTAAACATAATGCACCTCCAGAGATTTTTATTTAATCTTTTTGCCGCATTTGGGGCAAAAAGAGAAACTTTCTTTTACAGGATTTCCACAATAGGGGCAGTAGTTTAAGGCACCAGTATCGTTTATTTTTCGTTCGATAATCTCATCCTCTTCTGATTCATCAACTATGTCGTATATCATGGGGAACCAGCCGTTTTTTATTTCTTTTTCGAACTTGCAGGGCGTTCGCTTTATTTTTTCGTAAAGTTCTGGATTTTCTCTTTTTAATTTTTCAAGATATGGGGTGGTTTTTGTGAAATCTACTGGATATTTGAAGTTGATTAATACTGAGTTTTTTGAACTGTTGAGCACAAAGAAATCTGTTTTCAATGAACAGGAGAGAATAAGAAATATAGTGAATGAGGTTAAAAAAAATATTATCATAAAAACCTCTACAACTTCACTGTTTCAACTCCTTAAAAATATGTTTTCTGCTGCTTTTTTGTCATCGAAAGTTTCGCCCATTTTTTAAAAAAACTACTTTCACTGGCATCTGACCTTATAAGCTACGCATTTTCCTAATATATAATTTAACAAACTACAGTTTACAATATTGAAGTAATGGCCTGTATCTAATTGTCATTACTCCTGTTTTTTTCAATTACAGGTTTTGGCTCGGGAATATAGTAATTTCCATGTCCAAGATTTGATGATCTTTTTGTATCAAATCCCATCTGAGCATCTTCCTTTGCAGCTTCATAATTTTTTATTTCTGCTTGCTGTTTTGCTCTGTAGCTATCTCCAGTAGTCCCCTGTGCCTGGTCGTAAGGAGAATCTTGACCTGCAAGACAGATTCCTGTGTTTACAACAAAAATGATTAAAATATTAACTATTAATATTTCGAGTTTTTTAAGTATTGGTTTCATATCACACCCCCATAGTCTTTAATTTTTGTTTATTGCACGTTGTGCTATAAAAAAATTTTACTCTTTTTTTTAATACTTTCAAGGTAATTTTCACATCTGAACCCCAAATTTTTTATTTCAGTTTTCCTCTCATGTCATCTATTTACCTCTTTTTCTCAGCTCTGGATGAGCTTCGTAGTAATCATTGATTTCATCAATGCTAAAATCATCAAGGAAACTTCTATAGTCATAACCATAGTAAAAACGCTCTATTTTTCTTGCATAAGGTGCAATTTTTGATATATCAAGATTAAGGTCATCTCTGAATTCATATCTCCCTTCATAACGAAGCATCTGAAGATAAATCTTGTCCTTTTCAGTGAAAATATCTTCAACCTTTTCATAAATTGGCTTGAGTTCTTTTAAATAGACCTTTGAAGAACTGCTTAAACTGAATTCATCTTTTGGAAAAGTCTCAATGATCTTTTTTCTTTCCTCTTCATTTATTCCAATAGTCCCGGGTAGTATTAGCACAAGCTCAACTTTTCCAACTCCTCCAATAATGTTTGAGGTTTTAAGTGGATAATAGAGTCTGTCAGTCTTAAATCTGTAAATTAAGGGTTCAATGAATCTTGCTTCTTTTTTAACTTCCACATAATCAAATACAAAGTACTGAATTCCCCTTTTTATGTAATCTTCAGCAATGGCTGAAAAATTCTTGAGTGCCTTGATTTCAATCTTTTTAATCCCCTTTTTGTCTAGAAAATCAATCACCCAATTGTTAAAACCATTTATGTCATTTATCTTTATTGCAGTCACATCATGAAGTCCTATTTTCTGACTCAGTCTTATCTCAACAGGCTCTGCTCCACCTCCACCACCTTTGTAAATTGGTACTTCAATCTCTATCCTTTTTATTCTTAACAGATTATTTACTTCTTCAAAGGGATTTCCCTTAGCAAGGCTTACTTCTGGCTCTGAAGGAAAGGGAATGAATTCAAGAATACCAGTTTCTTTAGTTGCTTTTAGTTCAGTTCCAAGAATTAAAACCTCTTCTTTTTTGTTGTGAAATATGATTGCCTTCTGAGAATCCTCACTCACCTGTGCATTCATATTCCACCAAAAATGCCCTCTATCTGCAAATGCTATATATGGGGATAGAGTCAGCAGAAAAAACATAATAATTAAACTTTTTTTCATAGTTATCACCTCAATGAATAATTTTTCCTGTTCGTTAATATCATTTTAGATAAAATTTACCTTTTAGTTTATCAATATCTGGTGTGATGCTTGGTGTCTGATTTATGTTTAATCTTTTGGCTTCATCCTCCACAAGTGGTTTGATGTATTGGTAGATGTCGGCTATGGCACTTTTACCATCTTTTATTGCTTTAAGAAAGTAGTATGAGAATATACCATGCCCCAATTCGGGTGATGATGCGGTGATCTGATTGCTCTGGGAGGATGAAACAACCACCATATGAGGTCGGATTATAGGCGCATCTGTCATCAAAACAAGTGGCCTTGCCCCTTTTGCAAGAACACTTCTCCCACCAGCACCTGAAAAGCATGAGTCAAGAACCACAACAACTTCTTTTACCTGAAGTTTACCAAGCTTTTCATACAGCCTTTTTAAAGGATACCCTGTAACTTCAAGATAGTTTGGATCCCCATCATAAGGTACTATATAGGCATCTCCTGTCTTTGGTTCCGGTGCACCATGACCTGAGTAATAGACAAATACCCTGCTATCAGGCTTTGTACGATTTGGAAGCCATGCTTCTATGGATTTCTCAATGGCTGATTTTGTTGCGTCCTCATTCACAAGAAGTTGTATATTCCTGTCCGCAAATCCAAGAGCCTTCAAGTAATTTTTTACAAGCATAGCATCTTTTGATGAGTAATCAGAGGATGGAAGTTCTTTGTATCTTTCAATACCTATAATAATCGCGATGTCATAAGGTCTTTCTTTGGCTTTAAAATCTGGAACGATCTCTATATCACTGACATCTTTAGGATAAAAATCTTGTGCATATTTAACATTAGTATTATACACTTCTATCTCATAAATCCAGCCATGTTCTATATCGCAATTATTTAATAGATACCTTAATTTTCTTGTTTTTACAGGCTTGAATTCTACTTCTACCGGGATTGAAAAATTTTCCCACCATTTTTCAGGATTGCTGGGTAGGTTTTTAATAAAATCTCTACCATTGCTCGTACTAAAAATAGTTTCAAATTTTCCTTCGTGCCAGTATTGTATCATAAAAGTTGAAGGTACGTGCTCTCGTCCGTGATGCCAAACAACAACTCTATTTGCAACAACTTCTTTACCAAAGTCTATCGTCACCTGTCTCCATCCACAAGGTTCACCACACCATTGATTTTTACCACCACAAAAGGCCAACCCGTGCGCCCAGTGATCATATGTTCTTATCCCATCAACAATCTCCCATTTATCACTACCACCTCCCCAACCTCTATCAGAATCTAAAGGATGAGGATACCCTGTTCTATTAATATTTAGTGCGAGATTACCTTCCTCAGAAATCTTTGAAAATTTAACACGTTCTTTCGCTAAACTGAAACTAATAGTTGTCATAATAATCAAAAAAAATACTACAAAACTTAAGACTCGTTTCATATAATCACCTCCCATTCATAAAAAAACACCTTATCTTTTTATCCTGTACACTACCGTTGCATCTGTCCATTCGTCTGGTTCGAGTAGATTTAGTTTTCTCACAAGGTCGCTTATCATCCCTGTAGATCTTGCATCATAGACCTGAAAAATACCCTCCTGAAATCCCAATGAAATAAGATCTTCTTTTTTCTTAGTTGCAATTATCTTGATTCTTTCTTCTGCAATATCACCTTTATAATCCGGCAGAAATATCGCTTTTAGCTTTATGTTGGAAGAGTCATCTGGAAATGTATAAGTCTTTTCCCCTTTGATAAAATTATCTTTCATTGCTGAATTTGGCATAAGAAGCGTAACAGATCCATCCGATGCTATGGAGAAAATATAAATATAGCAATCCTTGTTTGCTTTATAAAATATCTTTACCTCATCACCTTCTTTTAGTTCATATTTTGACAGCGTAAGTTTGATATCAATGCCTTCATGCCTTTCTTGATACACTGGCTTTACAAGTGATTTTAACTTTACTCTATAAATATTTCTATCCTTTTGATCCCATCCTTCACTTACAACCTCAACCTTTTCTATCTTCCCCCTTACGGAGGCATAGATGAGGTCTTCAGCCAGCTGACTATTTGAAACAAGGGTATGGGCTTTTATAAAAATACCCACAGCCTTTTCAATTGCCCTGCTCTGTGCATCCCTTTTTGCCCTTTCCATTACTTCCTTTGGGGTATCGATTTCGCTCATATATGCTACACCGTCGGACTCCACCCAGATGGAACCATCGGAGCTAAAAGAATGATTTGATAAAAATATAAAAAATGCTATAAGTAAAATGCCAAGTGAGAACGTCTTCATACCCATATACTAATTATACATTTTTTTCCCACTCTCGCAATTTCTTCTACCTCACAGCCACTGGAAAGTCTGGTACGGTTACAGGTTTTGTGGTTACAGGGGTTTGTTTTCCTTTTGTGAGTTCTTTTACCCGCTCTGCGATAAAGGCATCAAGCATGTTTACTGTTATCTTCCCCTTGCCAAGAAGGTCTGCCTTTCCGCTTATTCCTTCTACAACTGCCTTTGTGAATGCCCCATTCCCCCAGGCTGGGTCTTCAAGGGAGTATTGCCTTCCTGTTGATGATGCAAATACTACCACACCATTTTCTGCACTGGTAAGTTCATTTATCACACCTGTTATCTCTGGTACTGCCCTCTTTCCCATTACATTTCCAGCATGGCAGGTATCCACAAACATCACTACCTTGCCTGCAACGGATGAGACCGTGTTTTTTATGTCTGAAAAGGCTACTGATGTCCTTTTGAGTTTGTCTAAATCTGCATTCTGTGGCAGGAAGTAATATATCCCTGCAGTGTCATTTATGCCATGTCCTGCTATAAAGATCATTGCCACATCCTTGCTTGTTGTCTCTTTCTGCAGCCAGTCAAGTCCATCAAGGACTTCATCCTTTGTTGCCCTTTCATCTGTAAGGAGTTTGACAACTACATCTTCATAAAGCCTTCCTTTCTGTGTCTGCATGGTCTTTATAAAGTCCTCTGCATCCTTTGAGGCAAACTGTAGCCTCAGGGATTCATCTTTGTATCTGCTTACTCCTATGGCAAGGATATAGAGCTTTGGCTTGACTATGAATTCCTCCTTCTTCCCCTGCCAGAATAGCTTTATGGTTGCTGGCACACTTGCTGAGTATTTGTTCTCTGCAATGAGGCTCAGTTCAAAGTCCCTCTCTGGCACTGTTACTGTCAGCACTCCTGCCTCTTCACCCTTTGGCTTGATTAAAAGCCCCCTTTTCTGTGATACTGGTCTTCCATCTATCAAGACCTTTATTGCTGTTACTATCTCTCCTGATGGGTTTCTTAATGAGTATCTTACTGTGAGTTCATTCTTTGATATGCTTGAGCCGTCTGATGGTGAGAGTATGGTTATTACTGGTGGAAGTATGTCTTTAATAGAGGTCTCTACCCTTTTTCTACCAGATTCTTCATTTGCTAAGGCAATGGCCCTTTCCTCATCATAGGTTGTAAAGAGCTTTGCAATTATGTCTGGTCTATAAAACCTGTCTCTGAACCTTCCAGCAGGATAAAAGTCTGCAGAGTTTTCTTTTCCATTGTTTATATGCCAGCCAATGAGATCTTCTGCATTAGGGCTTGCATCATAGTAGCCCTTTGGTGTCCATAAGACCCAGCGCCTTTTGTCTTTGTGTGGAAAGAGTGCAAGTAGTTCCTTACCATCCTCCATCCTGAACCACCTTATAGTTCCATCACCAAATCCAGCAACAACCACCCTTCCATTTCCAGAGATGTTTAATGCCCATACAACACTTGGTGCAGGCACTCTCCAGAGCTCATTTCCATCTTTATCGAAGCATCTTAAATTCCAGTCAGCTCCAAGGACAAACCTCTTCCCATCAGGTGATATGGCAAGGGAGCGTGAGACTTCATACTGCTTAAGTTCAATTGGCTTTCCATTTAGTTTTGGATTGAAGTTATTCTTCCAGTCAGTTACTTTTATACCTTCCATCTCAAATATGGGTGGTAAAAGCCTTAAAGAAGGCTCACCTGTTTTAAGTTCCCTGTTTTCTGCATCAAATACTGCTGGAGATCCCCCAAAAGCTTCATAGCCAAATCCCACAATAGAGCCATCATAGGATAAAAGGAATTTTTCCAATTGACCCCTTAAGTCAGCTATCTCATTTCCTTTAAAAATAGCAAGCCTTCCAACTGCATCAACTATACCAAAAGACGGCTCATATGATGCAAAGGCAATGCCA is part of the Calditerrivibrio nitroreducens DSM 19672 genome and harbors:
- a CDS encoding serpin family protein; the encoded protein is MFNAHKHLILEIILVAVFIFNPLPCRAYDIADSNNQFTFELYSKLIQGKEGRNEFFSPFSIVTAMGMTYEGARGQTKDEMQKVFHFHLDDKTRRDGFLNLINEINKKDKKYQLHTANALWVEKTYKLLDDYLKVIERYYQGKATNVGFIDPTEREQAVFTINSWVEGNTNRKIKNIIKPQAVSQDTRLILTNAIYFKGKWQTQFSKDLTKDEDFKVSPNKKVKVPMMTTGMKGFNEYPEFNYTETEDLQAIELPYEEKELSMIILLPKVDLENIEKTLTYERISEIKRRLSMTPVDLYLPRFKFEREYTLKEVFAGMGMPTAFSNDADFSGMDGTKKLKIDKVIHKAFVEVNEEGTEAAAATAVIMLSKASADRTKKPVVFRADHPFVFLIQHNKTGAILFIGKVYEPKK
- a CDS encoding zinc ribbon domain-containing protein, whose protein sequence is MIIFFLTSFTIFLILSCSLKTDFFVLNSSKNSVLINFKYPVDFTKTTPYLEKLKRENPELYEKIKRTPCKFEKEIKNGWFPMIYDIVDESEEDEIIERKINDTGALNYCPYCGNPVKESFSFCPKCGKKIK
- a CDS encoding caspase family protein is translated as MKRVLSFVVFFLIIMTTISFSLAKERVKFSKISEEGNLALNINRTGYPHPLDSDRGWGGGSDKWEIVDGIRTYDHWAHGLAFCGGKNQWCGEPCGWRQVTIDFGKEVVANRVVVWHHGREHVPSTFMIQYWHEGKFETIFSTSNGRDFIKNLPSNPEKWWENFSIPVEVEFKPVKTRKLRYLLNNCDIEHGWIYEIEVYNTNVKYAQDFYPKDVSDIEIVPDFKAKERPYDIAIIIGIERYKELPSSDYSSKDAMLVKNYLKALGFADRNIQLLVNEDATKSAIEKSIEAWLPNRTKPDSRVFVYYSGHGAPEPKTGDAYIVPYDGDPNYLEVTGYPLKRLYEKLGKLQVKEVVVVLDSCFSGAGGRSVLAKGARPLVLMTDAPIIRPHMVVVSSSQSNQITASSPELGHGIFSYYFLKAIKDGKSAIADIYQYIKPLVEDEAKRLNINQTPSITPDIDKLKGKFYLK
- a CDS encoding DUF4384 domain-containing protein — encoded protein: MKTFSLGILLIAFFIFLSNHSFSSDGSIWVESDGVAYMSEIDTPKEVMERAKRDAQSRAIEKAVGIFIKAHTLVSNSQLAEDLIYASVRGKIEKVEVVSEGWDQKDRNIYRVKLKSLVKPVYQERHEGIDIKLTLSKYELKEGDEVKIFYKANKDCYIYIFSIASDGSVTLLMPNSAMKDNFIKGEKTYTFPDDSSNIKLKAIFLPDYKGDIAEERIKIIATKKKEDLISLGFQEGIFQVYDARSTGMISDLVRKLNLLEPDEWTDATVVYRIKR
- a CDS encoding caspase family protein; this encodes MNLKGLTKFFLLFFIITIINIFDCLASEPPSDPILRIETGMHTAVIRRISIDKDERFLVTGSDDKTIRIWELRTGKPLKVLRPPVGEGNEGKIYAVAISPDGRHIAAGGRTGYEWDETDSIYIFDRETGALIKTIKGLPNVITHLSFSKDGKFLVAGLGDNGIRVYSTDGYSLIKEDKDYGHSVYGFDFSSDGRLVVSSYDGYIRLYDRRFNLIKKIKAPGGKRPYHISFSPDGSKIVVGYEDTPNVDIISANDLDVLYRADTSEFSGCEFFSVTWSYDGRFLYAGGKCQKQFDNKWKFIIRRWDRAGKGSYTDIPVAESTIMHILPLKDNGIAFASYEPSFGIVDAVGRLAIFKGNEIADLRGQLEKFLLSYDGSIVGFGYEAFGGSPAVFDAENRELKTGEPSLRLLPPIFEMEGIKVTDWKNNFNPKLNGKPIELKQYEVSRSLAISPDGKRFVLGADWNLRCFDKDGNELWRVPAPSVVWALNISGNGRVVVAGFGDGTIRWFRMEDGKELLALFPHKDKRRWVLWTPKGYYDASPNAEDLIGWHINNGKENSADFYPAGRFRDRFYRPDIIAKLFTTYDEERAIALANEESGRKRVETSIKDILPPVITILSPSDGSSISKNELTVRYSLRNPSGEIVTAIKVLIDGRPVSQKRGLLIKPKGEEAGVLTVTVPERDFELSLIAENKYSASVPATIKLFWQGKKEEFIVKPKLYILAIGVSRYKDESLRLQFASKDAEDFIKTMQTQKGRLYEDVVVKLLTDERATKDEVLDGLDWLQKETTSKDVAMIFIAGHGINDTAGIYYFLPQNADLDKLKRTSVAFSDIKNTVSSVAGKVVMFVDTCHAGNVMGKRAVPEITGVINELTSAENGVVVFASSTGRQYSLEDPAWGNGAFTKAVVEGISGKADLLGKGKITVNMLDAFIAERVKELTKGKQTPVTTKPVTVPDFPVAVR